The Candidatus Nanohalovita haloferacivicina region CCTGGCACCGCACACCTCAGGAGGAACAGTCGGCCGTATAATCGGCTTCACGGATGCAAAAGGAATTTACGCACACCCTTACTGGCATGCAGCCAAGAGAAGGAACTGTGATGGTGACGAAGACGCTATACTGCTTATGATGGACGGATTACTGAATTTCTCCCGTAAATACCTCCCTGACATGACAGGCGCGCGTACAATGGATGCTCCATTGATTTTATCGACTGTGCTGAATCCTGACGAGGTTGACGACGAGGCCTGGGCCGTTGAGACTGTTGATGATTATCCTCTCAGTTTTTACGAGGAGACTCAGAAGTACAAGGAGCCGTGGAATCTTGAGACAGATATCGAGATAGGTGAGGATATTGTCCACAGCGATCAGCCGTATTCTCACGACTACACGATTGAGACTTCGGATATTGATGATGGGCCTTCTCAGTCGGAGTACGTGACTCTGGATGATATGGATGAGAAGACTACCAACCAGCTGAAATTGGGGGAGAGGATCCGGGCCGTTGATGAAAACGCGGTGGCTGATCTATTGCTGGACAAGCACTTTATTCCTGATATCAAGGGTAACTTGCGTTCGTTTTCAAGTCAGAAGATGCGCTGCGTTGATTGCAACGAGAAGTTCCGTAGAGTACCTATGACCAATCAGACGATCGCACCGACAGGAAAGACTACAGCCCGGTGTCCGGAATGCGACGGAAAAGTTCTTCTAACAATCTCGGAGGGAACGATCAAAAAGTATCTGGAGCCTTCCAAGAGAATTATTGATAATTATGAGGTATCCCCGTACATCAGGCAGCAAATCCTGATTCTTAACAAGACTATTCAGAGTCTTTTCGGCAAAAGCGATAGGCAGACGGGCCTGAAACAGTTTGCGAGCTGAAAGACCGAAACATTCAATAGGTTCATTTCTTCCATTTCTCATTATGGACGGAAAAGTAAAACTGAAGGAGGTTATGACGGAAGGCGTAGTAGCCGTAGACGCAGACAGTAACGTAGTAGAGGCAGCGAGCAAGCTTCGGCAGGAAGATATCAGAGGCCTTGTCGTAATTGAAGACGAGGATGCAGTCGGAGTAGTGGTCTGCAGAGATATAGCATACGATGTGATCGCAGATGGCGAAGAGGCAAGAGAAACTGAAGTAAAAGATATAATGAGCACAGATCTGATTGTAGCAGACGAAGACGAGCTGCTTGACGATGTTGCAATGGCAATGTCGAAAAACAACGTCTCCAGAGTTCCAGTAGTCAGAGGAGACATGCTTGTAGGGATCGTAACCCAGTCAGATATTCTAAGAGCATGGCCTGGATTCGCAGAAGTCATGCAGGAAAAAGAGGTGTCAGAATAAAATGAGCATAGACAGTGAAGTAAAGGTAAAAGAACTGATGACAGAAGGAGTCATCGCAGTAAAACAGGATAAAACAGTAAAAGAAGCAGCCCAGCTACTCAAAGAAGAAGGAATCAGAGGCCTTGTCGTAGTCGACGAAGAAGAGGCCGTAGGAGTAGTAGTCTGCAGAGACATCGTGTACCAGGTAGTAGCTGACAACAAGGATCCTGAAGAAGTACTTGTCAAAGATATAATGAGCACAGACCTCGTAGTAGCTGATGAGGATGAGCTGCTTGACGATGTTGCAATGGCAATGGCCCGCAACGACATTTCAAGAGTTCCAGTGGTCAGAGAGGACATGCTTGTAGGGATCCTGACACAGACTGATATTCTACGTGCATGGCCTGGATACGCAGAGGTCATGGGGGAGGAAATTGAGATGCAGGCAGAGGCCACTCCGCGCCAGACCACCAGAGAGGGTATGTGCGAGAACTGTGAGAACTACAGCGAGAACCTCCAGGAAACAAACGGAATGCTTCTATGTGAGGAATGCCGGTAAGGCCTTCCTCTTTCTATAATACTTTTTTATCCCGCTTTCTCCAAGTTTCCTCTATGGGCATGCATATCACCGAGGAAGTAGACAGGAGAAGGCTTACACTCAAGGTTGAAGACCCGGAAGAAGTCTACTCCTCCATGAAAATGCTTCTTGAGGACAGAATCAAGTTCTCCTCGGTGAACGAAGAAAAATACTACAACGACGTCGACGGCAAAGACATCAGAGCCAAAATCGTCACAGTCTTCGGCATGGACCATCTAACCCATGAAACCATGGAAATCTTTCTCCACATCGACAGAGAGGCCTCAGAACTCGATATACAGCTGAAGGCCAAGCTCGAGACAGAGTACCCAACCCATAAATCGTGGCAGGATTCTCTGATCTACTACGCGTACAGATCGCTGTACGACAAGTTCCTGTATGGGGAAACACGTGAAGGTTACGAACACGCAGTGGAGGAAAGAGTAGACCTGCTTATGGACTACATCAAGGACGATATGGAGGCGGATTACAGTGGTTAAATACGAGCACGACGCGCTTTCCAAACAGGATCACTACTTCGTAAAAGAGGATCCGGCCCGAATCTACAGAGGAATCAAGGATCTACTCGTCGAAGAATTTGACATGGACAGGATCGAGGAAGGAAGAAACGAGTTCTCGGTAACAGGCCCTAAAGACAAGATAAGGCTGCACGCATTCAAGGAGAAAGGCCGCAACACAGTACTGTACTTCAACCTTTCCTGGAGAGTAAAAACTCCGAAAAGCATCTACACGCACGACTCAAGGCCTGATGACATCAAAAAAGTCAGGGTAAAAACTACTGGAAGAGTAATCACTGTTTATCCGGGTGGAAACGCAGAGATATTCGAGCCTTATGCAATTACACAGTATCCACAGGAAAACTACGATGCAACGCACCTTGAAGATGAGAAAACACAGTTCCAGAGATCAAAATTTTACAAGATACTTGTAGGAATCTGGTACAACAAGTTCTACTCGAAAGAAATACACAAGTACGAGGAAGAGGCCTCGGAAATAGTTGTACGGCTTCAAAACCTGATGAGAGAAAAGTTCGGAGTGGAGGACGGTATCGTCCGCACAGGAAGCTCCCACTACACTCCTCCATGGCAGTGATAGAAAATGTCTGATGACGAAGAACCTGGCTTTTTCGGAAAAATGATGTGCTGGCTTCACACGCCGAAAACCGAGAACAGCGACTGGGAACACGACAAGTTCCACGAAAAAGACGATATCTGGCACCACGAACACCTTTTTGAAGGCCACTGGGTGGAGATACAGAACAAGGCCGAGTGGTATGAAAGCCCGAATATTGTCAGCATCTACAAGGACCACAAGTACATCTTCAACCAGAATATGGAGCTTGACAAGCCTTCTGAGACGTTCTACTATGAAAACGTGGACAGCGGCGAGTTTGAATCTGTTATGGAGGTAAAGGAAGACCTTCCAAGTAAGCATGGAAAACTTAAACTTACTACAAATCCTGCAACTCAGAGCCCTCCCTCAGGAGACAATGATTTCGGCCTGATCGAGTACTGGGTAAAGCTAGAGGTAAAATACAGCTTTCCCGATGGAATTAACTGGCTTCCAAGAATCTTCGCCTATCCGTTGAATCGTTTCTTCAAGAAATGGTTTGTGAACAGGATTGGAGAGGAAATGATCGAGTACGACATCGAGTACGCAAGGGAGAGGCTGACAGAGTACTTCGACTACATCAGAAAATACCATGGAGAGGAGCCTGTCCAGACAAAGACACGTCAGGAGGTCTATACTCCGCCGACCGATGGGCCTTTCTTCCAGTAGAAACTTTCCCAGAGCTAAAAGGTTAACTATCGTATTGTTTGATGAGGAAGGTAACTTCCTCAATTCGGCTGCCCTCGGTCAGCAGGTGCTACCGTACGGGACTACAGGGATGATCATCTGTGTTACAGGGCAGCCACACTACTTTTATCCTCAGAGAGGAGGCCCTGAAATGACAGAATTCTACATCAAAGTTAAACCAGATAGCAACGAGTTCCGTGTTGAAGAAGGAAGTTTTCCCGAGTTCTATCTTGAATCAAAGGCCGAGAATGGGAAAGCTAATTCAGAGTTACTAAGCAAACTGGAAAATATACTGGGGCAGAGGCCTGGAATTGTTTCCGGCCACAAAAGCAGCAGGAAGAAGATCAAGGTCGACCTATCTCGGGACGAGGTAGATCGAAAACTGGAGGCTGAAATCAATGGGTAAGACATCACAGAAATCCGCAAAGTACATGATAAACGCAAAAATCGAAATAGCAGGAATAGTTGAAAAATCAGATGTAGTCGGCGCAATATTCGGCCAGACAGAAGGCCTTCTTGGCGACCA contains the following coding sequences:
- a CDS encoding CBS domain-containing protein gives rise to the protein MSIDSEVKVKELMTEGVIAVKQDKTVKEAAQLLKEEGIRGLVVVDEEEAVGVVVCRDIVYQVVADNKDPEEVLVKDIMSTDLVVADEDELLDDVAMAMARNDISRVPVVREDMLVGILTQTDILRAWPGYAEVMGEEIEMQAEATPRQTTREGMCENCENYSENLQETNGMLLCEECR
- a CDS encoding CBS domain-containing protein produces the protein MDGKVKLKEVMTEGVVAVDADSNVVEAASKLRQEDIRGLVVIEDEDAVGVVVCRDIAYDVIADGEEARETEVKDIMSTDLIVADEDELLDDVAMAMSKNNVSRVPVVRGDMLVGIVTQSDILRAWPGFAEVMQEKEVSE
- a CDS encoding DUF167 domain-containing protein produces the protein MIICVTGQPHYFYPQRGGPEMTEFYIKVKPDSNEFRVEEGSFPEFYLESKAENGKANSELLSKLENILGQRPGIVSGHKSSRKKIKVDLSRDEVDRKLEAEING